A genomic region of Entelurus aequoreus isolate RoL-2023_Sb linkage group LG19, RoL_Eaeq_v1.1, whole genome shotgun sequence contains the following coding sequences:
- the dda1 gene encoding DET1- and DDB1-associated protein 1 — MEKADFLKGLPVYNKSNFSRFHADSVCKASNRRPSVYLPTREYPSEQIIVTEKTNILLRYLHHQWDKENAAKKREQEQGEGDSPAPPRKIARTDSQEMNEDS, encoded by the exons ATGGAGAAG GCAGATTTCTTAAAAGGGCTTCCCGTCTACAATAAAAGCAACTTTAGCAGGTTTCACGCAGACTCTGTTTGTAAAGCATct AATCGGAGGCCCTCTGTCTATCTTCCGACACGCGAATACCCTTCTGAACAGA TTATTGTCACAGAGAAAACCAACATCCTTCTGCGCTACCTCCATCACCAGTGGGACAAAGAG AATGCGGCAAAGAAAAGGGAACAGGAACAAGGGGAAGGTGACAGTCCCGCACCTCCAAGAAAGATTGCCAGGACAGACAGCCAAGAAATGAATGAAGActcataa